The Pseudomonas nunensis genome includes the window ACGGAAGTCGCCACCGACCATGTCGATCGGGCCGTCCGCAGGACGTTCCTTGTTAAAACCTGTGATGTCGTCTTTGTGCAGCAAGGCATAAAGCGGGGTGTCGAGAAGTTTCGGCTGGCTCATGTCACATCACCTGTTGGTTTTATGACGCCAGTATAGTGCCACTATTTGACAGCCGTGAAGCCGGCGAGGGCTCCACGGCTGAAATAGTTTCTTACAGGCCAGGCATGCGTTGGCGAATCTGCGCCACGACGGTGTCGAGGGTCCCGCTTTCATTGGTCTGCACGCGTTTGCTGCACAGAATCTCGGCAGGCGTCAGCGCTTCACGGCTGGCTTGCTGGGCGGCGATAACGGCCAGGTTGGCGTCGGACGGATCGGTTTTCTCTGCCTGACGCAGGGCCAGCCAGCCCTCGATCACGGCTTGCGGCGCGTTGCAGTCCAGGATCAGGAACGGTGCACCAGTGGCTTCGGCAATTTTTGCTGCGCCGTCACGCTGGTCACGCTTGAGGTAGGTGGCATCGATCACGACCGGGAAACCGGCCCGCAGGATCACGCCGGCGATTTCATGCAGGCGGGTGTAGGTCGCAGCACTGGCGTCAGCACTGTAGATGCCGGCCTGTGGATCGTTCGGTACGGTTTGCTCGCCAAACAGACGCTTGCGTTCAACATCCGAGCGCAGACGAATTGCACCGAGCGCTTCCACCAGACGCATGGCCACGCGGCTTTTGCCGACAGCAGAAACGCCGTGGGTAATGGACAGGAAGCGCGAAGGGATGGTGCTGTAGCTTTCAGCCAGGTTCGCATAGTTGCGGTATTGGCGCAGGGTGGTGGCGCGCTGCACCGGATCGGCCTCGGCCGGCATGCTGAACAGGGCAACCTTGGCGCGAACCAGGGCGCGGTAGGCTTTATAGAAGTTCAGCACTTCAAGGCCTTGATAATCGCCGGTCAGTTCCAGGTACTGGCTGATGAAACGACGGGCCATGCTTTTCAGGCCACGGTCTTCCAAGTCCATCGCCAGGAAGCCGGTGTCGGCGTAGACGTCAGTGAAGCGGAACGGTTCGTTGAATTCGATGCAGTCGAAGATCACGACCTTGCCGTCGATCACGGTGGCGTTGCCGAGGTGAATGTCACCGTGGCATTCGCGGGTGAACCCGTCTGCCTTGCGTTGGGCAAACAGCGGCTTGAGGCGTTCGAAGCTGCTTTCGGCCCAGGCTTGCAGGGCTTCCAGTTGCAGCAGATCAGCCTTGTCGCTGAGGAACGGGCGGATCTGCTCAAAGTTCTGGCGCACTGGCGCCATGACGCTGTCCGGGGTGCCGGCGTCGTGTTCAGCCGGTACTTTTGGTGCAGTGAGGTGGAACTGCGCGATTTGCTCGGCCATTTCGTCGATGTGCGCGGTGGTCAATTCACCGTTGGCTTGCAGCGTGCTGAGCAACTGGCTTTGTGGGAATTGACGCATCTTCAATGCGAATTCGATGGCCGGGCCATCGCCGCCAAATTGCGGGGCTTCGGCGCTGCCGGTAATCGGCAACACTTCAAGATACAAATCATTGGTCAGGCGCTGGTTCAGACGCAGCTCTTCAGCGCAGAAATGTTCGCGATCGTCGAGGCTGGTGAAGTCGAGGAAGCCGAAATTCATCGGCTTCTTCACTTTATAAGCAAAGGGACCCGTGAGGATGACCCAGGAGATATGGGTCTCGATGACCTGGAACCCGTCAACGGGATGCGGGTAGAGGGCCGGGTTTTGCAGGGCGGCGATCAGGGACTGGCTCACAGGCGATCCTTCAGAGTCGGAGAAAATTCAAGGTCGCCATTATGGCCGCAAGTCCGCCTGACGCAAACCTCGGCGGGCTCCTGTTGAGTATGAATAAAGTGCGTATAATCCGCCGCCATGACTCGAACTCGATCCCCCCGCAGCAAAAAAAACCACCATCCAAGGGCCTTAGCCCGTGGTTGAGCTGGGCCATTAAACTCAGCCTGGTCGGCCTCGTCGTGCTCGCCGGGTTCGCGGTTTACCTGGACGCCATCGTCCAGGAGAAATTCTCCGGCAAGCGCTGGACCATCCCGGCCAAGGTGTACGCGCGTCCGCTGGAGCTGTTTACCGGCCAGAAGCTGAGCAAGGAAGACTTCCTCACCGAGCTCGACGCCTTGGGCTACCGCCGCGAAGCTGTGAGCAACGGCCCCGGCGCTGCGGCGGTCAACGGCAATACCGTTGACCTGAATACCCGTGGCTTCCAGTTCTATGAAGGCCTGGAAAAAGCCCAGCCTGTGCGCGTGCGGTTCTCCGGCGACTATGTGGCCGAACTTTCGGCGACCAACGGTTCGAAGTTGTCCGTGGTGCGCCTGGAGCCGTTGATGATCGGCGGCATTTATCCGAAAAACCTTGAAGACCGGATCCTGATCAAAATCGATCAGGTCCCTCCGTATCTGCTGGAAACCCTGGTCGCCGTGGAAGACCGGGATTTCTATCACCACTGGGGCGTGTCGCCGAAGTCGATTGCCCGGGCCGTTTACGTCAACACCTCGGGCGGCAAGATGACCCAGGGTGGCAGTACGCTGACGCAACAATTGGTCAAGAACTTCTACCTGACCAGCGAACGCAGCCTGACCCGCAAACTCACCGAAGCCATGATGGCGATGCTGCTTGAGCTGCATTACGACAAACGCGAGATTCTTGAGGCTTACCTCAATGAAGTGTTCGTCGGTCAGGACGGTCAGCGCGCGGTGCACGGTTTCGGCCTGGCCAGTCAGTTCTTCTTCGGCCAGCCGTTGTCCGAACTGAAACTGCATCAGGTCGCGTTGCTGGTGGGCATGGTCAAGGGCCCGTCCTATTACAACCCGCGTCGCAACCCGGAGCGGGCGCTGGAGCGACGCAATCTGGTGCTCGACGTACTTGAGCAACAAGGCGTTGCCACAGCCGAACAGGTTGCGGCGGCCAAGGCCATGCCGCTGGGCGTGACCACGCGTGGCAAATTGGCCGACAGCTCGTTCCCGGGCTTTATCGACCTGGTCAAACGCCAACTGCGTGAAGACTATCGCGACGAAGACTTGACCGAAGAAGGCCTGCGGATTTTCACCAGTTTCGATCCGATTCTGCAGATGAAAGCCGAAGCCTCGGTCAATGACACCTTTAAACGACTGGCCGGGCGCAAAGGTTCGGATGACGTTGAAGCGGCGATGGTCGTGACCAACCCGGAAACCGGTGAAGTCCAGGCCATGATCGGTAGTCGCCAGGCAAGCTTTGCCGGTTTCAACCGCGCGCTGGATGCGGTGCGACCAATCGGTTCGTTGATCAAGCCGGCGGTGTATCTGACTGCGCTTGAGAAACCCAGCCAGTACAGCTTGACCAGTTGGCTGTCCGACGATGCCTTCTCGGTGAAGGGCGCGGACGGTCAGGTCTGGAAACCACAGAACTACGATCGCCGCTCCCACGGCACAGTGTTCCTGTATCAGGGGCTGGCGCATTCCTACAACCTGTCGACCGCGCGTCTCGGGCTGGAGCTGGGCGTGCCGAATGTCCTCAAGACTTTGGCACGACTGGGTGTGACTCGTGAATTCCCGGCGTTCCCATCGATGCTGTTGGGCGCAGGTGGCTTGACCCCGATGGAAGTCGCGACCATGTACCAGACCCTGGCCAACGGCGGTTTCAACACGCCGATGCGCGGGATCCGCAGCGTACTGACCGCCGAGGGCGAGCCGCTCAAGCGCTATCCGTTCCAGATCCAGCAGCGGTTTGATCCGGCGTCGATCTTCCTGATCCAGAGCGCCATGCAGCGGGTGATGCGTGAAGGCACCGGCAGTTCGGTTTATAACGTGCTGCCCAAGACCCTGACGCTGGCGGGCAAGACCGGCACCAGTAACGATTCGCGGGACAGCTGGTTTGCCGGTTTCAGCCAGGATCTGCTGGCAGTGGTCTGGCTGGGGCGCGACGATAACGGCAAGACGCCGTTCACCGGCGCCACCGGTGCGTTGCAGGTCTGGACCAGTTTCATGCGCAAGGCCGACCCGCTGCCGCTGGACATGCCGCAGCCGGACAACATCGTTCAGGCGTGGGTAGATTCGCGCACCGGGCAAGGCTCTGATGCCAACTGCCCAGGTGCGGTGCAGATGCCGTATATTCGCGGCAGCGAACCGCCTCCCGGCGCCGCTTGTGGTGGGGAAACCCCTGCTTCCGGCGAAACGGTGATGGATTGGGTCAAGGGCTGGATGAATTAAGCAAAGAGGGTTTCAAGTGAACAAGTGGTTGATTCCAGCGGTTACCGCCGTGGCTTTGCTCAGCGGTTGCTCCAGCGTACAGCGCGGTTCGATCCCGGTTGTGGATTCCGGCAGCGCAGTGTCGAACAGTGAGCGGATTTCGGCGAATGGCGGTTTCCGTCAGACCACCGTGAAACGTCCTGCACAAGCCCAGACCCAGGCGATCCCGCAAGGCGATACCGGTGTGGTGGTGATGGTTCCAGGGGGTGGCGCGGTTTCCTCGGCACCGATCAGCACGTCGCCGATCACGCCGGGCCCGATTACCCCAGGTCCGATCGATACGTCGCCGGTGCAGTCCGCGCCGGTCAATCAGGGCAGCTACAGCATGCCATCGACGCCGAGCGGGATTCCGTCGGCCAGTACCGGTGGCGGTTTGTCTGCCGATGAACAGCTCGATGGCCCAGTGTTGGCGCTGCTGACCACCGCTCAACAGCAACAGGCCACTGGCGACCTCAACGGCGCATCCTCCAGCCTGGAGCGCGCCCAGCGTGTGGCCCCGCGTGAGCCGCAAGTGCTTTATCGCCTGGCGCAAGTACGCATGGCCCAGGGCGATGCGCCGCAAGCCGAGCAGTTTGCTCGTCGTGGTCTGACATTTGCCAATGGCCGCCCGGATCTTCAAGCCAGCCTGTGGGAATTGATCGCTCAGGCGCGTGAGAAACAGGGCGATTCCGCGGGTGCTTCGCAGGCACGTCAGAAGGCCAAGGTTTCGCTGTGATGGATGCACGTTTCCCAAAGATTGCCGAGCAGTTGCTGCTGATCGAGCGTGAGCTGCGGATTCAGGGCTGGTGGGACGAAGTCGCGCCGAGTGCTGAAGCGTTGTCGAGTGTCGAGCCGTTTTCGGTCGACACCCTGGACTTCGAGCAATGGCTGCAATGGATCTTCCTGCCGCGCATGAAGGCGATTCTCGAACAGGATCTGCCGTTGCCCAATGCGTCGGGCATTCAGGAGATGGCCGAAATGGTCTTTGCCGCCCGCAACGTTCAGGGCAAGGACCGGCAGCTTCAGGTTCTGCTCAAAGAGTTTGACCTGCTGATCACCGCATCTCGCTAACGCGCTGCGCAGGAGCACGTAGGAGCTGTCGAGTGAAACGAGGCTGCGATCTTTTGACTTTGATTTTTTAAGATCAAAAGATCGCAGCCTCGTTTCACTCGACAGCTCCTACAGAGAGCGTTATTGGCAGTTATCTGCAATCTGTTTCTGTGCCTCGGTAATGCGCTCCTGACGTGTCTGGTCGTTCAGGCGGCGCATTTCCCCGTCAATCTCTTCCCGTAGTCGCGGATTGTTCTGCAGTTGAGCAAGGTTCGTCCGCGCCTGCTCGCAGAACACCTTGAGCTGGGCTTGCTGCTCGGCCACCTGCTTTTTAACCGTCTTATCGATGGCCTGCTGATCGCCGAGCACATTGCTGCGCTCTGCGGGCGGTTTGCCGGCGGGCGAGGCGGGCGTGACCACCGTGGTGGTCTGCTGGCCTTGGGGCGGCTGGGCATCGAAGTGAGTCACGCCTTGGGCATCCACCCACTTGTAGATCTGCGCGGCCATGCACAAAGGGCTCAGGCTGATCAGCAGACCGGCGGTGAAGAAGAACGTACGCATGCCATTTCCTTGTCATAAGTTGCGCAATTGAAGCTAACACACGCGCGGTTTACGGGTTTTTTCTTGCGTTCTCATGTGCTTACTCACAATAAAGCACATAGACGACTTGACTTGGAGGGGACGAAACAGAAGAATCCAAAGTCCGCTGTAGAGGGACTGCCAGAAGCAGGCCCACTCGGCAGATCATGAGGCGCATACCCGCGCCG containing:
- a CDS encoding YqcC family protein, translating into MDARFPKIAEQLLLIERELRIQGWWDEVAPSAEALSSVEPFSVDTLDFEQWLQWIFLPRMKAILEQDLPLPNASGIQEMAEMVFAARNVQGKDRQLQVLLKEFDLLITASR
- a CDS encoding DUF4124 domain-containing protein; its protein translation is MRTFFFTAGLLISLSPLCMAAQIYKWVDAQGVTHFDAQPPQGQQTTTVVTPASPAGKPPAERSNVLGDQQAIDKTVKKQVAEQQAQLKVFCEQARTNLAQLQNNPRLREEIDGEMRRLNDQTRQERITEAQKQIADNCQ
- a CDS encoding AAA family ATPase, with translation MSQSLIAALQNPALYPHPVDGFQVIETHISWVILTGPFAYKVKKPMNFGFLDFTSLDDREHFCAEELRLNQRLTNDLYLEVLPITGSAEAPQFGGDGPAIEFALKMRQFPQSQLLSTLQANGELTTAHIDEMAEQIAQFHLTAPKVPAEHDAGTPDSVMAPVRQNFEQIRPFLSDKADLLQLEALQAWAESSFERLKPLFAQRKADGFTRECHGDIHLGNATVIDGKVVIFDCIEFNEPFRFTDVYADTGFLAMDLEDRGLKSMARRFISQYLELTGDYQGLEVLNFYKAYRALVRAKVALFSMPAEADPVQRATTLRQYRNYANLAESYSTIPSRFLSITHGVSAVGKSRVAMRLVEALGAIRLRSDVERKRLFGEQTVPNDPQAGIYSADASAATYTRLHEIAGVILRAGFPVVIDATYLKRDQRDGAAKIAEATGAPFLILDCNAPQAVIEGWLALRQAEKTDPSDANLAVIAAQQASREALTPAEILCSKRVQTNESGTLDTVVAQIRQRMPGL
- a CDS encoding tetratricopeptide repeat protein, producing MNKWLIPAVTAVALLSGCSSVQRGSIPVVDSGSAVSNSERISANGGFRQTTVKRPAQAQTQAIPQGDTGVVVMVPGGGAVSSAPISTSPITPGPITPGPIDTSPVQSAPVNQGSYSMPSTPSGIPSASTGGGLSADEQLDGPVLALLTTAQQQQATGDLNGASSSLERAQRVAPREPQVLYRLAQVRMAQGDAPQAEQFARRGLTFANGRPDLQASLWELIAQAREKQGDSAGASQARQKAKVSL